One segment of Triticum aestivum cultivar Chinese Spring chromosome 2A, IWGSC CS RefSeq v2.1, whole genome shotgun sequence DNA contains the following:
- the LOC123188336 gene encoding uncharacterized protein (The sequence of the model RefSeq protein was modified relative to this genomic sequence to represent the inferred CDS: added 2 bases not found in genome assembly), with protein MSARDERPTHAPSPRLLPDPRRAGNEENGRMGSKFNALWKNELLALGKDDKDKAITVRNDYPKPPIPCFEVTEGFDLEKVEELMLEREIKIAKSMANDIIIPDPAPKFVGDAFLDIYAKLEHILVKDSVRCFLRFFENCEGQGMSSYLTITAQTLTFIVGFNALRCAKVVLEGMAPELYGMHANPNCINKYGYFVLHEAAERFSVDMIKLLLRHGASANVRTVGNDVIENLLPLHVAVENTCLHKYLEDNLEDNPSRSQNHEDYVYKLIHLLCLPEMKIFLDTIRLLAEKTNNLLEELWNYIEDGKIIQSAVLLLAAQEQIRGVSSSKINGSSKKNGFEIIEKCITRHSYALRNEKGSLGMAQELLEERKTLNDCAWLLVDVISHAGEDLSAYIQAHSVVSHVEVFQHVSSILKECGFCPTGDLMDTINLQPYDCRKSNGESCKGLTDANMAVMESAKLNAAEKKVTTVGNDGLSLMAQQHTTQTQAVRKKVGGGWDPKYTKRSFFPYWRSVLQAGVPLKVYPAHASSDPRSRVNHGQLHVSLSNSIANGSTTTPNHKLGRTSPLTSNNQPRRCFVTAATGAFRLLKVLK; from the exons GTCTGCGCGAGACGAGCGGCCGACGCAcgcgccgtcgcctcgcctccttccAGATCCGCGGCGAGCCGGGAACGAG GAAAACGGAAGGATGGGATCAAAATTTAATGCATTGTGGAAAAATGAGTTACTTGCCCTGGGCAAAGATGATAAAGATAAAGCAATCACAGTAAGAAATGATTATCCGAAGCCCCCTATCCCTTGTTTTGAAGTTACTGAGGGTTTTGATTTGGAAAAGGTTGAGGAG CTTATGCTAGAAAGGGAGATTAAGATCGCCAAGTCCATGGCAAATGACATAATCATCCCAGACCCTGCTCCCAAG TTTGTGGGTGATGCCTTCTTGGACATATATGCCAAATTGGAGCACATCCTTGTAAAGGATAGTGTCCGGTGCTTCCTCCGATTTTTCGAGAACTGTGAAGGCCAGGGCATGTCATCTTATCTTACCATCACCGCACAAACCTTAACCTTCATTGTCGGTTTCAATGCCCTGCGATGTGCAAAAGTCGTATTGGAGGGCATGGCACCTGAGCTCTATGGGATGCACGCCAATCCCAACTGCATAAACAAATATGGATACTTCGTGCTCCATGAAGCTGCTGAAAGGTTCTCTGTTGACATGATCAAGCTGCTTTTACGCCATGGTGCATCAGCCAATGTGCGCACAGTTGGCAATGATGTCATTGAGAATCTACTCCCGCTCCATGTCGCAGTTGAGAATACTTGCCTGCATAAGTATCTGGAGGACAATCTGGAGGACAATCCTTCTCGCAGCCAGAATCATGAGGATTATGTCTACAAGCTTATTCATCTGCTGTGTCTACCTGAAATG AAGATCTTCTTGGACACAATTAGACTGCTTGCAGAGAAAACAAATAATCTACTCGAAGAGCTCTGGAATTATATTGAGGATGGAAAAATTATCCAGTCTGCTGTTCTACTACTGGCTGCTCAAGAGCAGATCCGTGGGGTTAGTTCTTCCAAGATAAATGGCAGTAGTAAGAAAAATGGGTTTGAAATCATCGAGAAGTGTATAACGAGGCATTCATATGCCTTGAGAAACGAGAAAGGTTCACTTGGAATGGCACAGGAGCTTCTGGAGGAAAGGAAGACGCTTAACGATTGTGCATGGCTGCTTGTTGATGTAATTTCCCATGCCGGTGAAGATCTTTCTGCATACATTCAAGCGCATTCTGTG GTGTCCCATGTGGAGGTCTTTCAACATGTTTCATCTATTCTCAAGGAGTGTGGATTTTGCCCTACTGGAGATCTTATGGACACTATAAACCT CCAGCCTTATGACTGCAGAAAGTCAAACGGAGAGTCATGCAAAG GGCTTACAGATGCAAACATGGCAGTTATGGAATCAGCCAAGCTGAATGCTGCAGAGAAGAAG GTCACAACTGTTGGAAATGACGGCCTCTCCCTTATGGCACAACAGCACACTACACAAACACAG GCTGTGAGAAAGAAAGTAGGCGGAGGATGGGATCCCAAGTATACAAAGAGAAGCTTTTTCCCATATTGGAGATCAGTGTTACAAGCTGGGGTTCCTTTGAAGGTGTATCCAGCCCATGCAAGCTCAGATCCTAGGTCTCGTGTTAACCATGGACAACTCCATGTCTCTCTGAGTAACTCAATAGCCAATGGATCTACAACAACTCCAAATCATAAACTTGGTCGAACCTCGCCACTTACAAGCAATAATCAACCCAGAAGGTGCTTTGTCACTGCTGCTACTGGTGCATTCAGGCTCTTGAAGGTGCTAAAGTAG